DNA sequence from the Pedobacter schmidteae genome:
AAGCATATGAGTAATGATACGGCATGTTATGCACAATTGAATGGAAAATAATTACATTTTTTCCATTTTGTTCGCAAAATAAGTAAGCGTTTGTCCTATATTGTGATTAACAAAAGTGAGTTGACCTATAGCTTATGTGAATAATTTAAAATGAAAAGCATGACAACATTTATTTTGATATTAACAACCCTTGCAACAGCGTTGATTGCGGGATTGTTTTATGCTTACACCTGTTCTGTAAACCCTGGTTTGGCTAAATTATCAGATGAAGGCTATATACTGGCCATGCAATCCATTAACAGAGCCATTCTAAACCCGGTATTCTTTGCCAGCTTTATTGGCACTTTATTGTTATTACCGTTAAGTACCTGGCTACAGTACCAGTCGGGCGGCCGTTGTATTGCTTTTTACCTTTTATTTGCCGCAACCCTTGTTTATGCTATTGGTACATTTGGAGTTACCATAACCGGGAATGTACCTTTGAATGAGGCACTCGATAAGTTTAATGTTAAATCTGCCAGTATAGAAGAAATTGCGATACAGCGGCAGCTATTTGAGATGCAGTGGAACAAGCTTAACAATATT
Encoded proteins:
- a CDS encoding DUF1772 domain-containing protein, whose amino-acid sequence is MTTFILILTTLATALIAGLFYAYTCSVNPGLAKLSDEGYILAMQSINRAILNPVFFASFIGTLLLLPLSTWLQYQSGGRCIAFYLLFAATLVYAIGTFGVTITGNVPLNEALDKFNVKSASIEEIAIQRQLFEMQWNKLNNIRTIANIVSLIMVIIACINVSNSQNATG